The following proteins are encoded in a genomic region of Candidatus Bathyarchaeota archaeon:
- a CDS encoding NAD(P)/FAD-dependent oxidoreductase produces the protein MEKLDVIVAGAGTGGCLAAKTAAEAGLKVCFIDIKSKEDIGKKICGDAIGKHHFDNLGLKEPAADELERVMEGIEMYSPDEQTSYVVKGKQLYGYILNRRRFGQRLVKEAVDAGAVLYDATQVLEPVIEQGFVCGVSTKNLKTGEKNVLRSSLVVEATGFFAAIRKKLKPEIAIDTKVANEDVEACYREIRQLKQPLDDPSLCQIYITQKIALGGYYWIFAEGGLKVNVGLGVAMTEGFPNPREQLYTHVLSQPLFEDSSIVDKGTWYVPTRRPLDSMVGNGVIIVGDAACQVNPIHGGGMGPSMIAGTLAGKTAAKALEKGDVSREGLWDYNAEYTRNYGAKQAGLEIFRILLQNMDDEELNYGMHNRLLTAEDILKASMGEDVHFTINEKMRRAVKGVKKLNMLIKLKSAVDSMNEIKTLYRNYPASPNDFEEWKTKAQEIFQKTITKLEK, from the coding sequence TTGGAAAAGTTAGATGTCATAGTTGCTGGTGCCGGAACAGGAGGGTGCTTAGCAGCTAAAACAGCAGCAGAAGCTGGGCTCAAAGTTTGCTTTATCGACATCAAGAGCAAAGAAGACATTGGGAAGAAAATCTGTGGAGACGCCATAGGCAAACACCATTTTGACAACCTTGGCTTGAAAGAACCTGCTGCTGACGAGCTCGAACGGGTAATGGAAGGAATTGAAATGTATTCACCTGATGAGCAAACCAGTTACGTTGTCAAAGGTAAACAGTTGTATGGGTATATTCTGAACCGACGCCGTTTCGGGCAAAGGCTGGTAAAAGAAGCAGTAGATGCTGGCGCTGTCTTGTATGATGCAACTCAAGTTTTAGAACCGGTGATAGAGCAAGGATTCGTATGCGGAGTCTCCACAAAAAACTTGAAAACTGGAGAAAAAAATGTACTGCGAAGCTCCTTAGTAGTAGAGGCAACAGGCTTCTTTGCCGCTATTCGAAAGAAGTTGAAACCAGAAATTGCAATTGATACCAAAGTGGCCAATGAAGACGTGGAAGCTTGTTATCGAGAAATACGGCAGCTGAAACAGCCTTTAGATGACCCTTCCCTTTGCCAAATCTACATCACTCAAAAAATAGCACTAGGCGGTTATTATTGGATTTTTGCAGAAGGCGGACTCAAGGTGAACGTAGGCTTGGGGGTAGCTATGACAGAAGGATTTCCGAATCCGAGAGAGCAACTTTACACGCATGTTCTTTCCCAACCACTGTTTGAAGATTCTTCAATAGTTGACAAGGGGACATGGTATGTGCCTACTCGAAGACCACTAGACAGCATGGTGGGCAACGGCGTTATTATTGTTGGCGACGCAGCGTGCCAAGTTAATCCAATTCATGGAGGCGGCATGGGACCATCAATGATAGCTGGCACATTAGCAGGGAAGACAGCCGCAAAGGCTTTGGAAAAAGGTGACGTAAGCCGTGAGGGATTATGGGATTACAATGCAGAGTATACCAGGAACTATGGTGCGAAACAGGCGGGGTTAGAAATCTTTCGCATACTTCTACAGAACATGGACGATGAAGAACTCAACTATGGAATGCACAACAGACTTCTAACTGCAGAAGACATTTTGAAGGCGAGCATGGGCGAAGATGTACACTTTACAATCAACGAGAAAATGAGGAGAGCAGTCAAAGGGGTAAAGAAGCTTAACATGCTTATAAAATTAAAAAGCGCGGTAGACTCTATGAACGAAATAAAAACATTGTATAGAAATTATCCAGCGTCACCAAACGACTTTGAAGAATGGAAAACGAAAGCCCAAGAGATATTTCAGAAAACCATAACAAAACTCGAAAAGTAA
- a CDS encoding cysteine hydrolase, which produces MEKPAVIIIDMLNDFVTGELRAERAARIIEPLRKLVKAAREHGIPIVYSNDAHYPMDAEVVHKWGGHAIKGTPGAEVIPELEPKKQDFIVEKRTYSGFYETGLEPLLRSLYNGEGVKIVILGGLHTNICVRHTSADAFFRGYKIVTAEDGVEALTREAHEEGLKYLKDIYNAEIKTVNEIIKGFEK; this is translated from the coding sequence ATGGAAAAGCCAGCAGTTATAATCATCGACATGTTAAACGATTTTGTCACAGGCGAGTTACGCGCAGAACGGGCAGCTAGGATAATTGAACCTCTGAGAAAGCTTGTGAAGGCGGCTAGGGAACATGGAATTCCAATAGTTTATTCGAATGATGCTCACTATCCTATGGATGCCGAAGTCGTCCACAAGTGGGGCGGACACGCTATAAAAGGAACCCCAGGCGCAGAAGTCATCCCAGAACTTGAGCCTAAGAAACAAGATTTTATCGTTGAAAAAAGAACATATAGCGGTTTTTATGAAACCGGTCTCGAACCACTGCTGAGAAGCCTCTACAACGGAGAAGGAGTGAAAATCGTGATTTTAGGCGGGTTGCATACAAACATTTGTGTCAGGCACACCAGTGCTGACGCCTTTTTCCGCGGCTACAAGATAGTCACAGCCGAAGACGGAGTTGAAGCCTTAACAAGAGAAGCCCACGAGGAAGGATTAAAGTACCTAAAAGATATTTACAATGCCGAAATAAAAACGGTTAATGAGATAATAAAGGGATTTGAAAAATAG
- a CDS encoding caspase family protein, translating to MRIKALSILLLFVLATSFFALVQARPQTHRKGASSIDFYKTSRGKPPKPGRPNKGIATGVVSDPPPASDRWAVIIGISDYKGDAYDLDYCDDDAWDFYDALVSKYGWSSSNIKMLIDGQATKASILGAIDWMRTREDLGDEVVFFYSGHGSVSNRNADNDPERKDECIIPWEIEWDYYIWDGDLQEEFSSFESTRILFYFDSCYSGGMTDLAGNGRLICMACKERQSSWEMSAYENGQFTYYFVDQGMLAGEADANNDNVVTCEEAFDYAKANCKSQSPTPSDNFEDDMLL from the coding sequence GTGAGAATTAAGGCGCTTTCAATCCTTCTGCTGTTTGTACTGGCTACAAGCTTTTTTGCACTTGTGCAAGCTCGGCCGCAGACCCATCGAAAAGGCGCATCATCCATAGATTTTTACAAGACATCTCGTGGGAAACCTCCGAAACCTGGACGGCCTAATAAAGGGATTGCCACTGGGGTTGTTTCGGATCCTCCACCTGCAAGTGATAGATGGGCAGTTATCATAGGCATATCAGACTACAAGGGCGACGCGTATGACCTTGACTACTGTGATGACGATGCATGGGATTTCTATGATGCATTGGTTAGCAAGTACGGTTGGAGTTCCAGTAATATTAAGATGTTAATTGATGGCCAAGCTACAAAGGCAAGCATTCTAGGTGCAATCGATTGGATGAGAACTAGGGAAGACTTGGGCGACGAAGTAGTGTTCTTCTACAGTGGACATGGCTCGGTAAGCAATCGTAATGCAGACAACGATCCTGAGCGGAAAGATGAATGTATAATTCCATGGGAAATCGAGTGGGACTACTATATTTGGGATGGAGACCTCCAAGAAGAATTTTCCAGCTTCGAGTCCACACGCATCCTCTTTTACTTCGACAGTTGCTACTCAGGTGGCATGACAGATCTTGCTGGTAACGGGCGTCTAATCTGCATGGCGTGCAAAGAAAGGCAATCTTCATGGGAGATGAGTGCTTACGAGAATGGCCAGTTCACTTACTATTTTGTTGATCAAGGCATGTTGGCTGGCGAAGCAGATGCCAACAATGACAATGTTGTAACTTGCGAAGAGGCCTTCGACTACGCAAAAGCTAACTGTAAGAGTCAATCTCCTACTCCGAGCGACAACTTCGAGGATGACATGTTACTATAA